The genomic window GGAGCTCGGGCTGGGCTTCGGCTACGTCACCTGCGGGATGCAGCCGGGGGTGACCGGCGACATCCGCTCGCGGGGGCTGATCGCGGCCGTGCGGTCCTGCCTCGCCGCCTGAGGGCGCTCCCTCCGGGGGTCCCTCCGGGAGGCCCGACGGTGGGCCGCCCGACGCGAGGCCGGGCGGCCCACCGGTTCAGCCGAGTTCCGCCGTCTCCTGGTCGGTCAGCAGCCGCGAGCGGGTCAGGAACCGCTGCCCGGTCGGCGTCTCCAGCGAGAAGCCGCTGCCGCGCCCGGGCACCACGTCGATGGTCAGGTGGGTGTGCGACCAGTAGGCGAACTGGTCGCGGGCCATCCAGACACCGACCGGGTCGCGCAGCCCGGTCACCGTCAGCTCGCCGAGCAGCACATCGCTCTCGGAGGTGCGGAACTCCCCGGCGGGGTAGCACATCGGCGCCGACCCGTCGCAGCAGCCGCCGGACTGATGGAACATCAGCGGCCCGTGCTCCAGCGCGAGTTCGCGCAGCAGCTCGGCCGCCGCCGCCGTGATCGCCACCCGTGCCATCAGCGGGTCCCGCCCGTCGCAAGCCCGTTCATCAGAAGAAGCCCAGTGCCTGCGGCGAGTAGCTGACCAGCAGGTTCTTGGTCTGCTGGTAGTGGTCCAGCATCATCTTGTGGGTCTCGCGGCCGATCCCGGAGTTCTTGTAGCCGCCGAAGGCCGCGTGCGCCGGGTACAGGTGGTACGAATTGGTCCACACCCGCCCGGCCTGGATCGCCCGCCCGGCCCGGTAGGCGGTCGAGCCGTCCCGGCTCCAGACGCCCGCGCCCAGCCCGTAGAGCGTGTCGTTGGCCTGCGCGATGCCGTCCTCGAAGTCCTCGAAGCGGGCCACCGCGACCACCGGTCCGAAGATCTCCTCCTGGAAGATCCGCATCCCGTTGTGGCCCTCGAAGACGGTCGGCGCCACGTAGTAGCCGCCCGCCAGATCGCCGCCGAGCTCGACCCGTTCGCCGCCGGCCAGCACCTTGGCGCCCTCGGCCTGGCCGATCTCGATGTAGGAGAGGATCTTCTCCAGCTGGTCGTTGCTGGCCTGGGCGCCGACCATGGTCTCGGTGTCCAGCGGGTTGCCCTGCTTGATGGCCCGCACCCGCTCCAGGCCGTCGCCGAGGAACCGGTCGTAGACCGACGACTGGATCAGCGCCCGGCTGGGACAGGTGCAGACCTCGCCCTGGTTGAGGGCGAACATGGTGAAGCCCTCCAACGCCTTGTCGTAGAAGGCGTCCTGCTCGGCCGCGACGTCCGCGAAGAACAGGTTGGGGCTCTTGCCGCCCAGCTCCAGGGAGACCGGGATCAGGTTGGCGCTGGCGTACTGCATGATCAGCCGGCCCGTGGTGGTCTCGCCGGTGAAGGCGATCTTGCGGATCCGGCTGCTGGAGGCCAGCGGCTTGCCCGCCTCCACGCCGAAGCCGTTGACCACGTTGACCACCCCGGCCGGCAGCAGGTCGGCGATCAGCTCGATCAGGACCAGGATCGAGGCGGGGGTCTGCTCGGCGGGCTTGAGCACGACCGCGTTGCCCGCGGCCAGGGCCGGGGCGAGCTTCCAGATCGCCATCAGGATCGGGAAGTTCCACGGGATGATCTGGCCGACCACGCCCAGCGGCTCGTGGAAGTGGTAGGCGACGGTCTCCTCGTCGATCTGCGAGAGCGAGCCCTCCTGGGCCCGGATCGCGCCGGCGAAGTAGCGCAGGTGGTCGATGGCCAGCGGGATGTCCGCGGCCAGCGTCTCGCGCACCGGCTTGCCGTTCTCCCAACTCTCCGCGACGGCGAGCAGTTCGAGGTTGCTCTCCATCCGGTCGGCTATCCGGTTCAGCAGCAGCGCCCGCTCGGCGGGGGAGGTGCGGCCGAAGGCGGGCGCGGCGGCGTGCGCCGCGTCCAGGGCCAACTCGACGTCGGCGGCGCTGGATCGGGCGACCTCGCAGAAGACCTGACCGGTGACCGGGGTCGGGTTCTGGAAGTACTGGCCGCGGACCGGCGGCACCCAGGCGCCGCCGATCCAGTTCTCGTAGCGGGACTTGAAGCTGGTGGGCGGCTGAAAGATCGTCAAGTCCGGTTTCTCCTCGCCAGGCGGTGGCCGACTGTGGCGTGCTCTGGGCACCCTAGCCGGGCGCGGGCTGATCGGCTACGGTGTGTACCGAAGTGCTCACTAGGGCTGGTAGCGGCCGGTGCCGCTCTCCCAGCTCAGGTAGCCCGAGAGCCAGGCGGTCAGGCCGTCCGCGTAGCGCTGCGCGGTCTGGCTCTGGTCCGGTCCCAGTTCCAGTTCCCGGTAGGTGCGCGGCAGTTCGTCCACCAAGTGGGTGTAGCGGTCCACCATCAGCTGGGCCTCGGCCAGCACCACCGAACCGGCCTCCTCCAGCGAGCAGCCGCGTTCCTGCTGCACGATCATCACCAGGTTGTTCACGTCGCCGCGGGGTGCCTCCTGCGGGTAGGAACGGATGTCGTTGCTCAGCGAGGGGATGTCGGCCACGAGTTGGCGCAGCTGCTTGAGCGGGGGGCTGTGGAAGGCGGCCGGCGCCACCTCGAAGCGGCCCAGTCGCTCGACCATGTCCAGCACCGACTCCATCGCCGCGGTGCCCCGGCGCAGGATCAGGTAGGCCTCGCGGTCGGGCAGCCGCCCGGCCCGCCGGCCCGCCGCCTCGGCCGGGTGACTGGCGAAGTAGGACTCCCAGTTGTAGGTGGCGCGGGCCCGCCAGCGCGGGGACATGCCGCGGCTGATCCGCTGCCAGAGGTCCTCGAAGGCGCGGGCGCAGGGGGTGTCCTCGGGGGCGGGCGTGCCGTGCAGCACGCCGATCAGCCGGTCGCAGAGCTGGGCGACCGCGGCGGGCTGGTAGCCGAGCGGTCCGTCGAACTGGTCGTCGAAGAGGAAGTAGAACCCCATCAGGTCGGTGGCCAGCGCCAGCTCCTCGGCCGTGCAGTCGGGGTAGCTGAGGGCGGCCAGGTCGGGCACGTCCCAGCGGTCGTACGCCTCGGGTGTCAGCGCACTGCCGAGCATCCGGTGCTCGGCCAGCCAGGCCCGGTGATGGGTCTCGGCGTCAACCCGGTGAGGGTTGCGGCGGTAGGGGTAGGGGACGTCAAGGGTGGTTGCATCGGACATCGGACTCCCGGGAGGTGAGGGCCGGTCGTACGGGTGACGCCTGCTTTGGGTGGCGCCGTGAGTCGTGCCATGATCCCTGGGTCGCCCGGGCCGCAGGGTAGCCGATCACACCATCGGATGGCCTGACTGTCGCAGCAATTGCCCGCGGCACCTGCAGTTGAACCATCATCAGAGGCGCTACCTGCGCGAAGAGACGGCGTCGGGCCCGTAACGGCGCTAGCCTCACGGAAAGAGCTCGTGGCATCGGCAGGAGTGCGCGAAATCCGGCAGCGCGCGACTCGACGCGCAAGCTGGGGCAGGCCCGGGAGAGGCGGAGGGGACCGACGGTGAGCGAACGGGAGAACGGGCAGGAAGCGGACGAGGCGCCGGCGCTCCCGCGACTCTATGAGCGCGAGGCCGCGATCGGCGCGGCCAAGGCGGCGATCGACACCCTGGGGCGGCAGTTCGCGGCCGGCGGCATCGAGCTCGGCTCGCTGCTGCTCTACAGCGGCAAGCCGGGCCTGGGCAAGACGAGCATGCTGCGCCAGGTCAGGATGCTGGCCGGACGCGAGGGCCTGACCGTGCTCAGCGGCCGGGCCGGTGAGCAGCGCGGCAACGAACCGTACTACCTGCTGCGCCAGTTGCTGCTGCCCGAGCTGCTGCGGCTGGACCCCGAGCAGCGCCGCGAGGTGCTCGGTCCCTGGCACGAGGTCGCCGGGCCGGCGATCGGCCTGGCGGTCCCCAGTGGTGAGGCGGCCGACCCGCAGAGCGTGCGGGTCGGCCTGGACTACGTGATGACCCA from Kitasatospora sp. NBC_01250 includes these protein-coding regions:
- a CDS encoding terpene synthase family protein; translated protein: MSDATTLDVPYPYRRNPHRVDAETHHRAWLAEHRMLGSALTPEAYDRWDVPDLAALSYPDCTAEELALATDLMGFYFLFDDQFDGPLGYQPAAVAQLCDRLIGVLHGTPAPEDTPCARAFEDLWQRISRGMSPRWRARATYNWESYFASHPAEAAGRRAGRLPDREAYLILRRGTAAMESVLDMVERLGRFEVAPAAFHSPPLKQLRQLVADIPSLSNDIRSYPQEAPRGDVNNLVMIVQQERGCSLEEAGSVVLAEAQLMVDRYTHLVDELPRTYRELELGPDQSQTAQRYADGLTAWLSGYLSWESGTGRYQP
- the exaC gene encoding acetaldehyde dehydrogenase ExaC gives rise to the protein MTIFQPPTSFKSRYENWIGGAWVPPVRGQYFQNPTPVTGQVFCEVARSSAADVELALDAAHAAAPAFGRTSPAERALLLNRIADRMESNLELLAVAESWENGKPVRETLAADIPLAIDHLRYFAGAIRAQEGSLSQIDEETVAYHFHEPLGVVGQIIPWNFPILMAIWKLAPALAAGNAVVLKPAEQTPASILVLIELIADLLPAGVVNVVNGFGVEAGKPLASSSRIRKIAFTGETTTGRLIMQYASANLIPVSLELGGKSPNLFFADVAAEQDAFYDKALEGFTMFALNQGEVCTCPSRALIQSSVYDRFLGDGLERVRAIKQGNPLDTETMVGAQASNDQLEKILSYIEIGQAEGAKVLAGGERVELGGDLAGGYYVAPTVFEGHNGMRIFQEEIFGPVVAVARFEDFEDGIAQANDTLYGLGAGVWSRDGSTAYRAGRAIQAGRVWTNSYHLYPAHAAFGGYKNSGIGRETHKMMLDHYQQTKNLLVSYSPQALGFF
- a CDS encoding DUF779 domain-containing protein — its product is MARVAITAAAAELLRELALEHGPLMFHQSGGCCDGSAPMCYPAGEFRTSESDVLLGELTVTGLRDPVGVWMARDQFAYWSHTHLTIDVVPGRGSGFSLETPTGQRFLTRSRLLTDQETAELG